One genomic region from Treponema sp. J25 encodes:
- a CDS encoding NADH:ubiquinone reductase (Na(+)-transporting) subunit D: protein MSGAKKRGPAAEILVQNLWWNNPIFIQVLGICSTLAVTNNLTNTAIMTIGVSLTTAFSSMTISAMNKFIPNKVRMIVQVLVISFFVIIIDILLRAYLPDISRSLGPYVGLIITNCIIMGRAEGFARSNPPLLSFWDGLTSGFGYMAVLMLIAVVRELLGFGSLFGLPVLSALLGASFTPWTIMIMAPSAFFLVALVMWGAKTLQENMKIAAKAKQGEAK, encoded by the coding sequence ATGAGCGGAGCAAAAAAACGGGGACCCGCCGCAGAAATACTTGTGCAGAACCTGTGGTGGAATAATCCTATTTTTATCCAGGTATTGGGTATCTGCTCGACCCTGGCGGTAACCAACAACCTTACCAATACGGCTATCATGACTATCGGAGTGAGCCTGACCACCGCCTTTTCCAGCATGACCATTTCGGCTATGAATAAGTTTATTCCGAACAAGGTCCGCATGATTGTTCAGGTCCTGGTAATCAGCTTTTTTGTCATCATTATCGATATACTGCTCCGGGCCTACCTACCGGATATTTCCCGTTCCCTGGGGCCCTATGTGGGGCTCATTATCACCAACTGTATCATCATGGGCCGGGCAGAGGGTTTTGCCCGATCCAACCCGCCGCTCCTTTCTTTTTGGGACGGACTCACGAGCGGTTTCGGCTACATGGCGGTGCTCATGCTGATCGCGGTGGTCCGGGAACTCCTGGGGTTCGGTAGCCTCTTCGGTCTTCCCGTGCTGAGCGCCCTCTTGGGAGCTTCCTTTACTCCCTGGACCATCATGATTATGGCCCCCAGCGCCTTTTTCCTCGTGGCCCTGGTCATGTGGGGAGCTAAAACCCTGCAGGAGAACATGAAAATTGCCGCTAAGGCTAAACAAGGAGAGGCAAAATGA
- a CDS encoding Rnf-Nqr domain containing protein, with product MTPVVHPITLLFASVFTSNILLANFLGMCSFISISKDQKSSFGLGLAVTVVMTITMVVSWTVLKLVIEPLGLEYLSFIIFIIVIAAIVQILEMLIDRLSPALYLALGIFLPLITVNCAILGAILFMQIRNYNFWQALSFGFGSGVGWWLAIMLLSSIRKKIDAAPVPAGLKGAGITVITIGFMAMAFIGFSGMLNVQ from the coding sequence ATGACTCCCGTGGTGCATCCGATAACCCTGCTTTTTGCATCGGTCTTTACGAGCAACATCCTCCTGGCAAATTTCCTCGGCATGTGCTCCTTTATTTCCATCTCCAAGGACCAGAAAAGTTCCTTTGGCCTGGGTCTCGCGGTCACCGTGGTCATGACCATCACCATGGTGGTTTCCTGGACGGTGCTGAAACTGGTCATAGAGCCCCTGGGGCTGGAATACCTTTCCTTTATCATCTTTATCATTGTTATTGCGGCTATTGTTCAAATTTTGGAAATGCTGATAGATCGCCTGTCTCCGGCCCTTTACCTTGCATTGGGTATATTTCTTCCCCTTATTACGGTGAACTGCGCCATTCTGGGGGCCATTCTCTTTATGCAAATCCGGAATTACAACTTCTGGCAGGCCCTGAGTTTTGGTTTTGGATCCGGTGTGGGCTGGTGGCTTGCCATCATGCTCCTTTCATCAATTCGGAAAAAGATTGATGCTGCGCCGGTGCCCGCGGGGCTTAAGGGGGCCGGTATCACCGTCATCACCATTGGGTTTATGGCCATGGCCTTTATTGGTTTTTCCGGTATGCTCAATGTTCAGTAG